The DNA region GACGACCGCCCCTTCGGGCTGCTCCGCTGGAAGCTCGGCACCGGCGGCCAGGTCGTCGAGACGCTCGGAGAGTGGGAGACATCGGTGGGCGGAGCCGCGAACAACACGCTGTACCGGGCGTTCCAGGCGTACCTGGCACGCCGGTGACCGCCACCGAAGCGACCACCACACAGGTCGCGGACCGCGAACCCCGCTCGGTGCTGCGCAACGGCGCCGTCATGGCGGCCGGCTCCATCGTCTCCCGGGCGACCGGCTTCATACGCTCGGCGGTCGTCGTCGCCGCGCTCGGCACCGGACTCCAGGCCGACGGGTACAACGTCGCCAACACCGTGCCCAACATCCTCTACACACTGCTCATCGGCGGCGCCCTCAACGCCGTCTTCGTCCCCGAACTGGTGCGCGCGGCGAAGGACCACGCCGACGGCGGAGCCGCGTACACCGACCGGCTGCTCACTGTCTGCACCGTCGGCCTCCTCGCCCTCACCGGCCTCACGGTCCTCGCCGCCCCGTGGATCGTCTCGGTCTACGCCCCCGGCTACCACCACGCACAGGCCGAACTCACCGTCGCCCTGGCCCGCTACTGCCTGCCGCAGGTCCTCTTCTACGGACTGTTCACCCTCCTCGGGCAAGTACTGAATGCCCGGGGCCGGTTCGGCGCGATGATGTGGACCCCGGTCCTCAACAACGTGGTCGTCATCGCCGTGTTCGGGATCTACCTCGGCATCGCGGCGGGCTCCGACGGCACGCTCACCCAGGCGCAGGCCCAGTGGCTCGGCTGGGGCACTACGGCCGGGATCGCCGTCCAGACGCTCGCCCTGGTGCCCGCGCTGCGCGCCGCGAAGTTCCGCTGGCGGCCCCGGTTCGACTGGCGGGGCAGCGGCCTCACCCGGCCGCTGCGCGCGGCCGGCTGGCTGGTCACGCTCGTGCTGACCAACCAGATCGCCTACTGGGTGGTGACCCGGCTCTCCACCACCATCGGCCAGCGCGCCGAGGACATGGAACTGGCGGGCGGCGCCGGCTACACCGCGTACAGCTACGCCTTTCAGCTGTGGGTGGTCCCGCACGGCATCGTGACCGTCTCGCTCGTCACCGCGCTGATGCCCCGGATGAGCCGGGCGGCGGCCGACAACGACCTGCCGGGCCTGCGGCGCGACGTCTCGTACGCCCTGCGCACCTCGGCCGCGGTCGTGGTGCCCGCGGTGGCCCTGCTGTTCGCGCTGGCACCGTGGGTGATGGGAGCGGTGTACGGATACGGGCTCACGGACGACGCGGACATCGCCGTGATGGCGGGCATGATGATGGCGTTCGCGCCCGGACTCATCGCCTACTCGGGGCAGTACGTGCTCTCCCGCGCGTTCTACGCGATGAGTGACACCCGCACGCCGTTCTTCCTCAATCTGGTGATCGCGGCGCTCAACGCCGGGCTCTCGGTCGCCGCGTATCTGCTGCTGCCGGTCCGCTGGGCCGTGACGGGAATGGCCGGCGCCTACTCCGTGGCGCTGTTCGCCGGCTTCGCGGCCACCGCGTACGTGCTGCACCGCAGGCTCGTCCGGGGCGGCGCCGCCGGGACCTCACCGGTGCGTTCGCCCACGCTGTGGGCGCAGCTCCGGCTGGTGGCGGCGGTCGTGCCCGCCGGGCTGCTGGGGTACCTGGCCGCCCGCGGCTGCGCGGAGCTCGGGGACTTCGCGGCGGTGGGCGCGGGCTCCCTCGTGCTCCTGTTCACGGTGGCGCTGCTGGCCCGGCCGCTCCGGCTGCGGGAGGTCGGCGCCGTGATCGCGGCGGGGCGTGGGCGGCTGCGGCGGGCGTGACCCGCCGGGCACCACCTGTCCGCTCACCTGCGGCACGGAGCGGAGCCCGTCACGGTACGGCTGCGGACCGAGCGGAGGGGGGCGGAGGACCGGCTGGTGACCGAGGTCGCGGACAGCGGTCCGGGTATCGACCCCGCCGTGCTGCCCCATGTCTTCGACCGCTTCTACAAGGCCGACGCCGCCCGCACCCGGTCGGCCGGCAGCGGGCTCGGACTGGCGATCACCCAGGAGAACGTACGGCTGCACGGCGGCACCGTGCGCGCCGCGGGCGGGCCCGGGGGCGGCGCGGTGTTCACCGTGGAACTGCCGCTGGAGGGACCGTGAGAGGCGTACGTGCCCTCGGCGCCCTGTTGCCCCTCGTCCTGCTGGCAACCGGGTGCGGGATACGGGCCACGGATGTCGTCGAGGTCGGTGACCCGGCGACCGTCGAGGTGGCGCCGGGCCGCGAACAGGGCACGCTGCTCTACTTCGTGTCCTCGTCGTCCGCGAGCCGGCTGATGCCCGTCGTACGGCCCAACGAGGTGCCGTTGGAGGGAAGTTCCTCGGACAGCGGTACGGAAGTGGCGTGGCGAGGGGCCGACAGGGCGGTCGCGCTGCTCTTCGAAGGGCCGAGCAAGAGCGAGGCCGCGACCGATCTGCGCACGGAACTTCCGTACCTCCGCGTCGAGTTGACCATCACTGTGGGCCCGAACGGCGTCTGGGTCCGGCTGAACGCACCCGTCACCACACTCTCCGAGGTCGCCCGCCAGCAGCTGATCTGCACCGCCGCACAGGCCCGCACCGCGGACCGGGGCGAGGCGGTGAAGGTGACCGGCACCGACGGTGTCATCGGGCCGGCCCACTGCTCCGTGTGACCGGAGCGCGTTCCGTTCTCCGCCTCCTGTCCGACCCCGCGCGGCAGGGAACTCAGCCCGTCGCCCGGTGCGAGTTGCGCGGCGCCGGTGCGGGGGTCTGCGCGGCGCGGGTCACGTCGGCGACGAGCTCCACCACGTCGGGGCCGTACGCCTGCGAGTTGATCACCTTCAGCAGCAGGCAGAAGGTGCTGTCGCCGTGCTTGCGGGCCAGCTTCTCGTGGTTGCGGGCCAGGTAGCGGGAGGCCGCCTGATTGGTGATCGCCTGCTGCCCGCAGAACAGGAACACCGGCCGGGCATCCTGACCGGTCGTCAGCCGCGCGAGCACCACGTACTCGGCGACCCCCTTCTCGACCCGGTAGCGCTCCGAACCGATCTGGAAGGCGTTGCGGTCCGGACCGGGTTCGGGATCGGTGTTCACCTTCACACCGGGCAGCAGCGAATGGAGATGGGCCGCCATCCGCCGGTTGGAGACCGGCCCGCCGACACAGAACTCGGTGCGCTCACCGATCCCCTGCTGCGCGATGTCGTGGGAGAGGATCTGCGCGTGTGCCGAGCAGTCCTTGATGAGTGCGGAGAGTTCCAGCAGGGCGAAGACGTCGTGGCGGTGGACGGAGCCGTCGCCGCTCGCGTCGCGGTTGACGACGAGAAGGCACTCGGAATTGCCCGGCAGCCCGAAGAACGCCTGCTTGCGGCGGAGCTTGCGGCGCCAGAGACAGGTGCGGGCGATCCAGCCCAGCGAGGCGCTGATGCCGGCGGCTATCACGCCCAGCACGATATTGCGTACGTCGTCAGTCATGGGCGGGCATGTTAGCGGGCATCCGGACTCGGCTTCCCGGCGGACCTGACGGGGCGGGCGGCGCGGCGTTACCCTGCGCGGACGATCCAGCACTGGAGGTGCGCATGCGACGTTCCGTTGCGCGGAATGTGTCGTTGTCGGCTGTTCTCGCCGCTGTCGTGACGGTCGGGGCGGCGGCCCCGTCCTCGTCCGCGCCACCGTCGGCGGCACCGTTGGCGGCGCTGCCCAAGTCACCTGTCGCGGTGGGCTACGGAGGGGCGGTCGCCAGTGTCGACGCGGACGCGTCGGCCGCCGGTATCGAGGTGCTCCGCAGGGGCGGCAACGCGGTGGACGCCGCGGTGGCGACCGCGGCGGCGCTCGGTGTGACGGAGCCCTACTCGGCAGGGCTCGGCGGAGGCGGCTACTTCGTCTACTACGACGCCAAGAGGCATACCGTGGAGACGATCGACGGCCGGGAGACCGCGCCGCGCAGCGCGGACTCCTCGCTGTTCCTGGAGAACGGCAAACCGCTCGCCTTCGACGAGGCCGTCACCAGCGGACTGGCCGTGGGCACGCCGGGCACCCCGGCCACCTGGGACGCCGCGCTCGACACCTGGGGCAGCAAGTCGCTGCGGCAGGTGCTGAAACCGGCCGAGCGGCTGGCCACGGACGGCTTCGTCGTCGACAGCACGTTCCGCTCGCAGACCGAGGGCAACCAGGCCAGGTTCGCCGACTTCCCGGCGACCAAAAAGCTCTTCCTGCCGGGCGGTCAACTGCCCGTGGTCGGCTCCGTGTTCAAGAACCCCGACCTTGCGCGCACCTACGAACAGGTGGGCCGCAAGGGCGTCGACGAGTTGTACCGGGGCGAGCTGGCCGACGACGTCGTACGGACCGTCCGCAATCCGCCCGTCGACCCGAAGTCCACCCGGGTGGTGCGGCCCGGCGACCTCACCGCGAAGGACCTGCGGTCCTACCGGGCGCTGCGACAGGCTCCCACGAAGGCCCGCTACCGCGGCCTCGACGTGTACGGCATGGCGCCCTCCTCGTCCGGCGGCACGAGCGTCGGCGAGGCGCTCAACATCCTTGAGTCCACGGACCTTTCGAAGGCGAGCGAGGCGCGGTATCTGCACCGCTACATCGAGGCGAGCCGGATCGCCTTTGCGGACCGCGGGCGTTGGGTGGGTGACCCGGCGTTCGAGGACGTGCCGACGCGGGAGCTGCTCGGTCAGCGGTTCGCCGATGCGCGGGAATGCCTGATCAAGGACGACGCGGTGCTGACCAGCCCGCTGGCGCCGGGCGACCCGAGGCACCCGGCCGACTGCGAGGCCGGTGGAACGGCCGCCCCCACGACGTACGAGGGGGAGAACACCACCCATCTGACCGCGGCCGACAAGTGGGGCAACGTCGTCGCGTACACCCTGACGATCGAGCAGACCGGCGGCAGCGGCATCACCGTGCCGGGGCGTGGCTTCCTGCTCAACAACGAGCTGACGGACTTCTCGTTCGCGCCCGCCAACCCCGCGGTCCACGACCCGAACCTGCCCGGTCCGGGCAAGCGCCCGCGCTCGTCCATCTCGCCGACGATCGTGCTGAAGCACGGCGAGCCGGTGCTGGCCCTGGGCTCGCCCGGTGGTGCCACGATCATCACGACCGTGCTTCAGTCGCTCATCGGCACGGTCGACCGGGGGCTCCCGCTGGTCGACGCCATTGCGGCGCCGCGCGCCAGCCAGCGCAACTCGGCGACGACGGAGCTCGAACCGGGGCTGTGGAACAGCCCGGTCCGGGCGGAACTGGAGTCGCTGGGGCACGCCTTCAAGCTCAACCCGGAGATCGGCGCGGCGACGGGTGTGCAGCGACTGCCGGACGGGCGTTGGCTGGCGGCCGCGGAGAAGGTGCGCCGGGGCGGGGGCTCGGCGATGGTCGTGACGCCGAGCGGCCGCCCGTGACGGTGGGCGGCCTCCGGCCGCGATCGATGACGATGCGTCAATAGCGTTCCGTACGGGGCTGGTTCCTTGTGTTCATTAACGAGGAACCAGCCCCATGGTCTTGACGGAGGCATCCGCCCGGGGCCATGTTGTGCGCGTCGGTAAGGAAGGTTTCCTAATGGAAGGGCACCCCCACTGTGCGTACCAGAACGCTCGCCCTCGCCGCCGCTTCCGGCGCCGCCCTGCTCGCGGCCGTCACCCTGACCCCGGCCGCCCACGCCGGTCCGGTCCGGGCCGGAGCGGACCTCAAGGAGGGCTCCGTCAGCGCGGCCGATCTGCTGGCCAAGGTCACCTCGTGTTCGCAGATATCCAACGGCAAGTACCGTACGGACGAGGAGACTTCGGCAACCATCCCGGTCTGCGGCAAGAACGGCGCCGTGTTCTGGAAGGCCGACATGGACATCGACTGCGACGGCGAGATCACCACCGCCTGCAACGAGGACACCGACCCGTGGTTCCAGAACGGGACGGCGTTCGAGACCTCCGCCGGAAAGCCCCTGAACGCCGAGAAACTGCCGTACGTCGTCGTCCCGAGCGTCAGCAGCATCTGGAACTTCGGCGATGCCGGAATCAAGGGCGGTGGCGTCGTCGCCGTCATCTACAACAACAAGGTCGAGTACGCGGTCGTCGGCGATACCGGCCCCAACAGGATCATCGGTGAGGCCTCGTACGCCACCGCCGAGGCCCTCGGTATCGACCCCGATCCGGAGACCGGTGGCGCGGAATCCGGCGTCACCTACATCCTGTTCAAGAACTCCAAGGTGTCGCCGATCGAGAGCCACAGTGCCGCCGTCACCGCCGGCGACGCCCTCGCCAAGCAGTTCATCCAGAACAACTAGGGCCGCTCGTTCGGCTCATGCCGGGCTCGCGTGCCCCGGTCCCTGATCCGGCCTGATCCAAACCAAAGACCCTGGGGCCGGACGGACCCCAGGGCGTCACAGCGCGGTCAGGATGCGCGGGCCGTCGTCGGTGATCGCCACCGTGTGCTCGGCGTGCGCGGCACGGCTGCCGTCGGACGTGCGCAGTGTCCAGCCGTCCCGGTCCGGATGGAAGGCGTCCTTGCCGCTGCCGATCAGCATCGGCTCGATCGCCAGCACCATCCCGTGCCGCAACGGCATGCCGCGGCCCGGTCGTCCCTCGTTGGGGACGGCCGGGTCCTCGTGCATCGACCGGCCCACGCCGTGGCCCCCGAACCCTTCCGGAATGCCGTACCCCGCGTTGCGGCAGACCGTGCCGATCGCATGCGCGATGTCGCCGATCCGATTGCCGACGACCGCCGCAGCGATGCCCGCCGCCAGCGCCTCGAAGGCCGTCTCGACCAGGCGGGTGTCGGCGGGCCGGGCGCGGCCGACGGTGAAACTGATCGCCGAGTCGCCGGCCCAGCCGCCCAGCGTCGCGCCCGCGTCGATGCTCACCAGATCGCCGTCGCGCAGCCGCTGGTCGGTCGGGATGCCGTGCACGATCGCGTCATTGACCGACGCGCAGATCACGGCGGGGAAGGGGGTGGGCGCGAAATGCGGCCGGTAGTTCAGGAAGGGTGACCCGGCGCCGGCGTCACGCAGGACCCCGCGGGCCACCTCGTCCAGTTCGCGCAGGGAGATGCCGACCTTCGCGGCCTCCCGCACGGCGGTCAGAAGTTGCGCCACGACCCGGCCGGTCTCGCGCATGGCTTCGATGGATGTGTCTGTCTTGAGCTGCACCATGCCAATTACTATACCGGTCTCAGTGGTATTAGAATGACGGCATGGTACGAACCCCCCTGACCCCGGAAGAGCGCCGTCGCGGCGAACGCCTCGGAGTGCTGCTCCGTGAGGCGCGCGGCGGACGCAGCATGGTCGAGATCGCGGCGAGCGCCGGAATCTCCGCCGAGACGCTGCGCAAGATCGAGACGGGCCGCGCCCCCACCCCCGCCTTCTTCACGGTCGCGGCGCTGGCCGGGGCGCTCGGACTGTCGATGGACGAGATCCTCACCCGCTGCGCCCCGGAGCCGGACGTGGTGCCGCTGGCCGGGTAGGGTCTGACTGCATTCCCCGTCGCCGCGCTTCGACCGCATCGTGGTCGAAAAGCGCGCGTAGCCGTGCCGTAACACGGCTGATGTCCAATGCCTGCGGACTGGAAGGCTCCGGTCGACGTCGGCGAGGGCAGAGATGACTGAGCGTCAATATGCTTGGGAAGTACGGGAGTTCACGCAGTACCTCCGGGATGTCGTGGCGCTGCTGGACCCCGGCAGCGGCTGGTACGGACTCTTCTGCCGGCGTGATCCTGCCGGGATGCGCGCCTGTCTCGACGGCGCCGAGATTCCGCCCTGGGACGTGATGGAGTCGCTCTTCCGCGATCTGGCGGCCATGCGCGGCACGGCGTTCGCGCAGCGCGAGTCGGTGCGGGCCGCCGGGCTGTACGCCGCCTCGGTGGCCGCCCACGACCGTCGCCCGGGCGGGCGGCAGCTGCTCGACGAGCGGCTGGAGCTGATGCAGCGGGAGCGGGCGCACGCTGCCCAGCGGCTCCGGGCCGCCGGTGCGGGCGGTGCGACGCCCCCGGACATGGAGGCGGTCGCCTGGGCCAGGGACGACCACGAACGGGCCACGGCCCGCTGCTCGGAGCTGCGCGGACGCCTGGCGGCGCTGGCGGTGCCGAAGGGCCCGGTCCGTACGGAGGAGCCGGACCGGGCCGGGGAGGCCGAACCGGTGCGCGGCCCGGATCTCCCGCCTTCCGTCGCCCCCCGGTCACCTGCCCCCCGGCGCAGGAAGCCACGCGGTGCCCGGTTCGCGGGCCTCGATGTCGCCGACGATGCCGATGCCCCGTTCGTGACCGCCTCCGTCCTGCCCCTCCCGCCGACCACCGCCGCCGTGCCACGCGGAGCCCGCTTCGCCGCCGCCCCGGCCGGCGACGACACGTCCGCGGCCCCTGCCCGCGCCGCCGCCCCGGACCCGGAGGTCCGCCGGGCCGCCGCGGGGGTCGTCGAACGGCTGCTCCGGCTGCGGGCCGGAGGCCGCAGTGGCGAGGCGCATGTCGTGCTCTGCGAGGCGGCAGGCTGGCCCGCGGACCGGCTGCCGGTACTCGCCGTCGAGCTGCATCGCGCGGGCCTCGATGCGGACTGGGCCACCCTGCTGTGGGAGGTGGCCTCGCTGCCGCCCGCCGAACTGGCCGCGGTGGCAGGCGCGTTGGATGCCTCGGGGCGCCCCGACGACTGCGGGCAGCTGCTTCGCCAGGGCGTGGCGAGGCCGGCCGGGGAGATCGCCGATGCGGTGGTGGCCCTGGAGCGAGCCGGGCAAAGGGCGCAGGCGCAGGCACTGCTGGGCGCCTTCATCCGCGTACGGACTCCGCAGGACGCGGCGCGGGTCGCGGCGGGCGATCCGCGCCATCTCGTACCGCAGGTGCTGGCCGCGGCCCGAGCGATGTCGCCGGCCAGGGAGCGGGATGTCGTGCACGCCCTGCGGGTGGCGGGCATCGCGGGCGCGCCCTGAGGCCTGTCCGTCGGAGCAGGGCGGACAGGCCCCTTGCCCTTCGTTCGGATCAGGCCGGATCGTGGGATGGGCGCTCGACGTGATTGTTGAGCCGCGTCGCCGGGTCCATTCCCGGCGGTGGTGGGTAGAACCGCCGGGCCCAGCGCCGGAACGGACCGATCGGGCCGTCGCCGGGAGCGAGTCGCGGTGGTTGCTGGTACTGCTTGTGATGCCAGATCGGGAAGTCCGCGGCGGTGAACTCACAACTGGACCGGAAGACGGCGCCGTCCAGCAGCCTGGCCGCGGTCCGGCTCACCGCACGTGCGAGCGGGGCCGGCAGCCGGCCCGGCTCGGCGAAGGAGATGCGGTTGCGCTGCCGGAACTGCATCCGGTTGGGCGCGATCGCCGTCGGCATCACCATCGTGCACATCCGCAGGCCCAGCCGGGGCGTGTGCACGTCGGCGTGCAGACAGCCGAGTCCGTAACCGTCCACATCCACGTCCACGACGAAGCTGCCCAGCAGCGGCGCCGACTCGTGGGCCCGCATGGACACGTGGAACGTGGCATCGTCGTAGACCACGGGTCCGCCGATCTCGGCCTTGTCCCAGCCGTGCAGGGTGGCGAAGTGCCCGAGGTCCACCGAGTTCTCGATGACTTCCTGGACATTGCCGGCCAACTCCCAGGCGGCGCTGCGGGCGGGCCGGTGACCGATCTCGTGCCAGGTGGGGATGAACCAGTCCGGAGCCCGGCCGTCGTGGTGCCGCCAGACGAACACGGCTCCGTTGACCTCGTGCACCGGCAGCTGCGACAACGGCGACCTCGGCGGCGTCGTGTCGTAGCCGGTACGCACACACGTGCCGTCCGGGCCGAACGCGAAGAAGTGGAAGGGGCATACGAGATCGTCCCCGTCGACCTTCGCCAGCCCGAGATGGGCGCCCAGGTGCGGGCAGTACGGACGGATGGCGCGGACCGCCCCCGTGCCGAGCCGGTACAGCACCACGTCCTCACCCGCCAGCGGCCGGGTGAGGACGGTGCCCGGCCGCAGCTCTTCGGAGAACGCCAGCGCGGACCAGCCGCTCGGACAGGGCAGGGCGGGCGCGCCCGCGGTGTCGGCCGGTGTCGGCCCCTCGCTGATGGCGCGCCCGTACTCGCGTGACAGTCCCACCACGTCCCCTTCCGGAATCAGGTCACCTGGAGACTGCCCAGACCTCTCCGAGATCATCGCGGTATGCCGCACATCACCCGAACGGGAGGAAAAGTGGAGGAAGTTGACGAGTGGCTACCGTGCCTGCTGCTCGTACCCCACGAGCCGGACGCAGACGGCGAGCCCCGCGATCGCCTGCTCCAGCTCCGTGAGCCCCGGGTAGCTGGGCGCGATCCGGATGACCGCGTCGCGCGGGTCGTCGCCGTACGGGTGCGTGGCGCCGGCCGGGGTCAGCACGATGCCCGCCTCGGCGGCACGGCGCACGACCTCCTTGGCGCAGCCGTCCGGCACCTCCAGGGTGACGAAGTACCCGCCCTTGGGCGAGGTCCAGGCCGCGAGCCCGGTACCGCCGAGCTCGGCGTCCAGGATCCGGGCCACCACCTCGAACTTGGGCTGCAGCAGGGCGCGCTGGCGCTCCATGTGGCCCCGCACCCCGTCGGCGTCCCGCAGGAACAGGACGTGCCGCAGCTGGTTCACCTTGTCCGGGCCGATCGAACGCTTGGCGTTGTTGCCGAGCAGCCACTGGAGGTTCGCCGTCGACGAACCGAAGAACGCGACGCCCGCGCCCGCCGCGGTGATCTTCGAGGTGGAGCCGAACACGAACGCCCGGTCCGGGTTCCCGGCCTCGCCACAGGCGCCGAGCAGATCGGCGATCTCGACGGGTTCGTCGGTGAGGTGGTGGGCGGCGTAGGCGTTGTCCCAGAAGATCCGGAAGTCGGGAGCGGCGGTGCTCATGGAGGCGAGCCGGGCCACGGTCGCGTCGCTGTAGCAGACGCCGTCCGGGTTGCTGTACTTCGGCACACACCAGATGCCCTTGATCGCCGGGTCCTCGGCGACGAGCCGCTCCACGACCTCCATGTCCGGACCCTCGGCGGTCATCGGCACCGGGATCATGTCGATCCCGAACCGCTCGCAGAGCGCGAAGTGCCGGTCGTAGCCGGGTACCGGACACAGGAACGCGATCCGCTCCTGATCCACCCAGCGCGACTCGGCGCCGGGCAGCACGCTCAGCAGGGCGTGCACCAGACAGTCGTGCATCAGCTCAAGGCTGGAGTTCCCGGCCGCGAGCAGCTGGCCGGCCGGCACCTGGAGCACCCCGGCGAAGATCTCCCGGAGCTCGGGCAGTCCCTGCAGCCCGCCGTAGTTGCGTACGTCCGTGCCGTCGGCGGAGGTGTGCCGCCCGCCGGGCAGGCTCAGCAGGTCCTCGGAGAGGTCGAGCTGCTCGGGGGCGGGCTTGCCCCGGGTGAGGTCGAGCGAGAGCCCGAGTCCCGCCAGGTCCTGGTAGTCCTGACGGGCCCGGTCGAGGAGCCCGGACAGGGCGTCGGGGCTCAGCTCGGTGGTCATGGTGTTTCCTCTCGCAGGTGCCGCTCGGATGGGGGCGCCTGCCGAGAATACAAACCGGCGCGGAGGACCATTGGCCCGGGAGCCCGGAGCCCGGTGCCCGGACCGGGATCAAAGCACGCGGACCCGTTGTCGGTGCCGCGTGCTTTGATCCCCGGTATGACAGACCGGGCTTCCTTCCCCGGTTCTTCGGTGCCGGCCGGCCTGGGCCCGGATCGACGCCTGGCTCCGCACACACGCCCCGGAGTCCTGCGACCTGCTCGCACCGCCCGCGGACCCGGCCGCGGTGGAGGAGGCGCAGGTCAGGATGGGGCTGCGGTTCCCGCCCGATCTGCTGGCCTCGCTCGCCTGAAGGCGAGGGATGGCCGTCCCCGGCCGCCTACCTCGAAGAGGTCGCCGACGTGCTGGAGCGCGGCGGTGTGATCGGCGGATACCGGGCGCCCTTCCTGACCGCCGACGGCGAGCTGTGGTGGGACTCCAAGGACAGCCATGAACTGAACGGCGAACCCCTGACCCCCGCCCCCACCATGCCCACCGCCTGACCGGCTGGGCGTGTGGACCGCACGGGTGTGAAACATGATCGACTCCGCCGGTTCACGGCGATGGTCTTGCCCCGCTGTGTGACGGGGCTTACGTTCTCCTCTACGCACGTGTCTACGGGCGTAGAAACGCGTTGAGGCTCTCTGACGCCGCGTCGAAGGAGCAGCTCATGTCCCAAGTCGTACGCGCCGCACTCGTCCAGGCGACCTGGACCGGCGACACCGAATCCATGATCGCCAAGCATGAGGAGCATGCACGCGAGGCCGCCCGTCAGGGCGCGAAGATCATCGGTTTCCAGGAGGTGTTCAACGCCCCCTACTTCTGCCAGGTGCAGGATCCCGAGCACTACCGCTGGGCCGAGGCCGTCCCGGACGGGCCGACCGTCCGCCGGATGCAGGAACTCGCCCGCGAGACCGGCATGGTGATCGTCGTGCCGGTCTTCGAGGTCGAGCAGTCCGGTCTTTACTACAACACCGCCGCCGTGATCGACGCCGACGGCTCCTATCTCGGCAAGTACCGCAAGCACCACATCCCGCAGGTCAACGGGTTCTGGGAGAAGTACTACTTCAAGCCCGGCAACGTCGGCTGGCCGGTCTTCGACACGGCCGTCGGCAAGGTCGGCGTCTATATCTGCTACGACCGGCACTTCCCCGAAGGGTGGCGTCAACTCGGCCTCAACGGTGCCCAGTTGGTCTACAACCCGTCTGCCACCTCGCGCGGTCTCTCCGGCTATCTCTGGCAGCTGGAACAGCCCGCGTCCGCTGTCGCCAACGAGTACTTCGTCGCCGCGATCAACCGCGTCGGCCAGGAGGAGTACGGCGACAACGACTTCTACGGAACCAGCTACTTCGTCGACCCGCGTGGCCAGTTCGTCGGTGAGGTCGCCAGCGACAAGGAGGAGGAACTCGTCGTGCGCGACCTCGACTTCGGTCTCATCGACGAGGTCAGACAGCAGTGGGCGTTCTACCGGGACCGCCGCCCCGACGCGTACGAAGGACTGGTGGAGCCGTGAGCA from Streptomyces sp. NBC_01591 includes:
- the murJ gene encoding murein biosynthesis integral membrane protein MurJ, with product MTATEATTTQVADREPRSVLRNGAVMAAGSIVSRATGFIRSAVVVAALGTGLQADGYNVANTVPNILYTLLIGGALNAVFVPELVRAAKDHADGGAAYTDRLLTVCTVGLLALTGLTVLAAPWIVSVYAPGYHHAQAELTVALARYCLPQVLFYGLFTLLGQVLNARGRFGAMMWTPVLNNVVVIAVFGIYLGIAAGSDGTLTQAQAQWLGWGTTAGIAVQTLALVPALRAAKFRWRPRFDWRGSGLTRPLRAAGWLVTLVLTNQIAYWVVTRLSTTIGQRAEDMELAGGAGYTAYSYAFQLWVVPHGIVTVSLVTALMPRMSRAAADNDLPGLRRDVSYALRTSAAVVVPAVALLFALAPWVMGAVYGYGLTDDADIAVMAGMMMAFAPGLIAYSGQYVLSRAFYAMSDTRTPFFLNLVIAALNAGLSVAAYLLLPVRWAVTGMAGAYSVALFAGFAATAYVLHRRLVRGGAAGTSPVRSPTLWAQLRLVAAVVPAGLLGYLAARGCAELGDFAAVGAGSLVLLFTVALLARPLRLREVGAVIAAGRGRLRRA
- the ggt gene encoding gamma-glutamyltransferase gives rise to the protein MRRSVARNVSLSAVLAAVVTVGAAAPSSSAPPSAAPLAALPKSPVAVGYGGAVASVDADASAAGIEVLRRGGNAVDAAVATAAALGVTEPYSAGLGGGGYFVYYDAKRHTVETIDGRETAPRSADSSLFLENGKPLAFDEAVTSGLAVGTPGTPATWDAALDTWGSKSLRQVLKPAERLATDGFVVDSTFRSQTEGNQARFADFPATKKLFLPGGQLPVVGSVFKNPDLARTYEQVGRKGVDELYRGELADDVVRTVRNPPVDPKSTRVVRPGDLTAKDLRSYRALRQAPTKARYRGLDVYGMAPSSSGGTSVGEALNILESTDLSKASEARYLHRYIEASRIAFADRGRWVGDPAFEDVPTRELLGQRFADARECLIKDDAVLTSPLAPGDPRHPADCEAGGTAAPTTYEGENTTHLTAADKWGNVVAYTLTIEQTGGSGITVPGRGFLLNNELTDFSFAPANPAVHDPNLPGPGKRPRSSISPTIVLKHGEPVLALGSPGGATIITTVLQSLIGTVDRGLPLVDAIAAPRASQRNSATTELEPGLWNSPVRAELESLGHAFKLNPEIGAATGVQRLPDGRWLAAAEKVRRGGGSAMVVTPSGRP
- a CDS encoding glycoside hydrolase family 75 protein codes for the protein MRTRTLALAAASGAALLAAVTLTPAAHAGPVRAGADLKEGSVSAADLLAKVTSCSQISNGKYRTDEETSATIPVCGKNGAVFWKADMDIDCDGEITTACNEDTDPWFQNGTAFETSAGKPLNAEKLPYVVVPSVSSIWNFGDAGIKGGGVVAVIYNNKVEYAVVGDTGPNRIIGEASYATAEALGIDPDPETGGAESGVTYILFKNSKVSPIESHSAAVTAGDALAKQFIQNN
- the map gene encoding type I methionyl aminopeptidase, with amino-acid sequence MVQLKTDTSIEAMRETGRVVAQLLTAVREAAKVGISLRELDEVARGVLRDAGAGSPFLNYRPHFAPTPFPAVICASVNDAIVHGIPTDQRLRDGDLVSIDAGATLGGWAGDSAISFTVGRARPADTRLVETAFEALAAGIAAAVVGNRIGDIAHAIGTVCRNAGYGIPEGFGGHGVGRSMHEDPAVPNEGRPGRGMPLRHGMVLAIEPMLIGSGKDAFHPDRDGWTLRTSDGSRAAHAEHTVAITDDGPRILTAL
- a CDS encoding helix-turn-helix domain-containing protein, whose protein sequence is MVRTPLTPEERRRGERLGVLLREARGGRSMVEIAASAGISAETLRKIETGRAPTPAFFTVAALAGALGLSMDEILTRCAPEPDVVPLAG
- a CDS encoding Rieske 2Fe-2S domain-containing protein; the encoded protein is MGLSREYGRAISEGPTPADTAGAPALPCPSGWSALAFSEELRPGTVLTRPLAGEDVVLYRLGTGAVRAIRPYCPHLGAHLGLAKVDGDDLVCPFHFFAFGPDGTCVRTGYDTTPPRSPLSQLPVHEVNGAVFVWRHHDGRAPDWFIPTWHEIGHRPARSAAWELAGNVQEVIENSVDLGHFATLHGWDKAEIGGPVVYDDATFHVSMRAHESAPLLGSFVVDVDVDGYGLGCLHADVHTPRLGLRMCTMVMPTAIAPNRMQFRQRNRISFAEPGRLPAPLARAVSRTAARLLDGAVFRSSCEFTAADFPIWHHKQYQQPPRLAPGDGPIGPFRRWARRFYPPPPGMDPATRLNNHVERPSHDPA
- a CDS encoding aminotransferase class I/II-fold pyridoxal phosphate-dependent enzyme, which encodes MTTELSPDALSGLLDRARQDYQDLAGLGLSLDLTRGKPAPEQLDLSEDLLSLPGGRHTSADGTDVRNYGGLQGLPELREIFAGVLQVPAGQLLAAGNSSLELMHDCLVHALLSVLPGAESRWVDQERIAFLCPVPGYDRHFALCERFGIDMIPVPMTAEGPDMEVVERLVAEDPAIKGIWCVPKYSNPDGVCYSDATVARLASMSTAAPDFRIFWDNAYAAHHLTDEPVEIADLLGACGEAGNPDRAFVFGSTSKITAAGAGVAFFGSSTANLQWLLGNNAKRSIGPDKVNQLRHVLFLRDADGVRGHMERQRALLQPKFEVVARILDAELGGTGLAAWTSPKGGYFVTLEVPDGCAKEVVRRAAEAGIVLTPAGATHPYGDDPRDAVIRIAPSYPGLTELEQAIAGLAVCVRLVGYEQQAR